The segment TCATTATTACAACCTCATAGCGCGCACCACGATAAAACACCGTAAAGCGGAAAATTTCGGGCAAAAGACGACTGTTCCAATCGCCGGATCTGGAAGGGTGGACCTTTTTGGGGGCGCACACTTTGCAGCACCTCCAGCGCCTTGTCAAAGCGCAGGCCAAAGGCATCCGGCCAATCCATCCCGACAGGCCTTAACCCTAGTATTTAAAGGGCTAAATCGCTGTTTTCAAGACCGGGTAAAACGCTAATAAGTCAGGTTTTTGCGTAAAGAAAAACATCCCGCGGCCGCTAACAGTGAAAGCCTCTTTTTAGGATGCATCCATGTCGCTCAGACAGCTTTCCATCCAATGGAAAATCACCCTCCTCGCCGGACTCAGCCTGATCGGCGTAGTCACCCTGCTGGTGGGACTTTCTCTCTATCGCATGGATCACACTGCCGATCTGGTAGAGGCCTCAAGTTCAAGGATGCTGAACGAGTCTGCGCAAGCCCGTATCGAGGCTCAAGGTGAAGCCCAGGCACTGGCAATCAGTCGCCAGTTTATGGATGCCTACCAGTACGGTAATGGATTCGCCCGACAAGTCCTTTTCTTGCGTGAGCAATCTGAAAAGCGCTTTCTGGATGCCTTTGACTTGCGTGAAGACCTGACGCGCCAGGTTAAAGCGGCCTTGCAGGCCAATCCGGACTTGCTGGGGCTGTCGCTGGTATTTGAAGCCAACGCGCTGGATGGCAAGGACTCACTGTTCGACCATCAAAAAGAACTGGGCAGCAATGACAAAGGACGCTTTGCCCTTTACTGGTCGCAACCGACACCGGGCAAGCTGAGCTCGATGGCGCTGCCCGAATCAGACATGGTCGATACCAGCACCGGGCCCAGCGGCCAGGCCAACAACACATGGTTCACCTGCCCGCGCACTACGCGCAAACCGTGCATCATCGAGCCCTATTTCTATGAGATCGACGGGCAAAACGTATTACTGACCAGCATCGTTTTCCCCCTGATTGTTGACGGAAAAGTCATTGCTTCACTGTCGGTTGATATCAATCTCAACAGCTTGCAAGCCATTAGCCTGCAAGCCAGCCAAAAACTGTACGACGGCGAAACCCGCGTTGGCATTATCAGCTCGGCCGGGATACTCGCCGGCTTCAGTGCTGATGCCAGCAAACTTGCCCAGCGTCTCGATCAGGTAGACACCAGTGATGGCGCTGAATTGATCCGCATGATGGCCAAAGGTGATCAGGTACAAAGCATTCGCAGCGAGCAACGCCTGAAAGTCCTGACTCCCTTCCTGCCGATCCCGGGCAGCAAATCCTGGGGCGTATTGCTCTACGTGCCTGAAGCTGTCCTGGTCGGACCGGCACAGGCCCTGCAAGCAGAACTGGACGAGCGCAACAGGGCCGGAGCCTTGACCGAGCTGGCGTGGGGGTCTCTGGCAGCCATCATCGGGCTTCTGCTGGTGTGGTTGCTGGCCCGTAGCGTCACACGTCCGATCCTTGGCGTGGCCAACATGCTTGAAGACATTGCGAGCGGAGAAGGCGACCTGACCCGGCGCTTGGCATACGACAAAAAAGACGAACTTGGACAGCTCGCCAGCTGGTTCAACCGCTTCCTCGACAAACTGCAACCGACCATTGCCGAAGTTAAACGCTCGGTACAGGACGCGCGCAGCACCGCCGATCAGTCGGCGGCCATTGCCACCCAGACCAGCGCTGGTATGGAGCAGCAGTACCGTCAGGTCGACCAGGCGGCCACGGCCTCCCATGAAATGAGCGCAACGGCGCAGGATGTCGCACGCAGCGCTGCACAGGCGGCTCAGGCCGCTCGTGATGCCGATCAGGCGACCAGACAAGGGCTGACGATCATTGACCGCACCACGACCAGCATCGACCATCTGGCTGCAGATATGAGCGTGGCCATGACGCAAGTTGAAGGGCTGGCTGCCAATAGTGAAAAAATCGGTTCAGTACTGGAGGTCATTCGCGCCATTGCCGAACAGACCAACCTCCTCGCCTTGAATGCTGCCATTGAAGCGGCGCGGGCAGGCGAAGCCGGGCGCGGATTTGCCGTGGTGGCCGACGAGGTCCGCAACCTGGCACGCCGGACTCAGGAATCCGTTGAGGAAACCCGGCAGGTCATCGAACAACTGCAAGCCGGGACTCAGGAAGTAGTGAGTTCCATGAATAACAGCCATCGCCAGGCTCAGGGCAGTGTGGAGCAGGTAGGACAGGCGGTGACGGCCTTGCAGCAAATCGGTGATGCCGTCACCGTGATTACCGACATGAACTTGCAGATTGCCAGCGCGGCTGAAGAACAGAGTGCCGTTGCAGAGGAAATCAACAACAACGTTTCCACTATTCGGGATGTAACGGAGTCTTTGTCTGAACAGGCCAATGAGTCGGCCCGGGTCAGTCAGGCGCTGAACTCACTGGCCAACCAGCAGCAAAAATTGATGGATCAATTTCGCGTCTGATCCGTCGTGCGATGACGGTTTTAAGCCGTCGTCGCCTTTTTCGTTCGTCTTGGGAGCTTGATTCTAACCATCAGGCCGCCCATCTCAGCTGTCTCAAGCTGCATAACTCCCCCCCACGCTTCAACGATGTCCCGAACGATTCCAAGGCCCAGACCGTGACCACTGGCTTGCTCGTCAAGCCGCGTACCGCGACTGAACACCTGATCACGTTCGGCCTCAGGAATGCCCGGCCCATCATCCTGGACTTCAATCACAAACCCGTCCACGGTCTGGCCAATACTCAGTTCGACTTGGGCGTCCGCCCATTTGCAGGCGTTATCCAATAGATTACCGAGCAATTCGAGCATGTTTTCACGATCCCAAGGCAAATGCAGCCCCGGCGCAACCTTGTGCGTCAATTGCAGATGCTCGCCGTGAATCATGCCAAGGGTCGACAGGAGCCCTGGCAACTCCGTATCAGCATCAAATTGCGCACCCGGCAAGGCATCGCCCGCAAGACGCGCACGGTTGAGCTCGCGGCTCATGCGCTGCTGTATCTGGTCCAACTGCTCTCGCAATGTAGTTTGTATCTGCGGATAAGCTGCAAGCCGCGGATCGTTGGCCAGGCTGATCAATACCGCCAATGGGGTTTTAAGTGCATGGCCCAGGTTGCCCAACGCATTGCGCGAGCGCTTGAGGTTGTCTTCGGTATGGGCCAGCAAGTGGTTTATTTGCGTGACCAGGGGTTCAAGCTCAAGGGGGACCCGCGAATCAAGCTGCGAGCGCTGACCTGACTGCAACTGAGCGATTTGTTTACGTGCAGTTTCCAATGGCCGTAGAGCGCGGCGAACGGTAATACGCTGCAACAGCAAAATAACAATCAGGGCCATGACGCCCACCCCCAGACCGATCCGCTGAACCTGCCTGAAACTTTCACGTATGGGTGTGTAGTCCTGGGCAACGCTGATGGAGACCGCCAGGCCAAGGCGCTGGTAATCACTGCGCATGACCAGCAGCATCTGCCCCTCTGGGCCGGGCTGTAACTCGCTGCTCAGCCCAGGCTCACTGGGACGCGGTAGTTGAGCGTCCCAAAGCGAACGCGAGCGCCAGTGAGTATCACCGAACTCGATACTGAAATAGTGTCCAGAAAATGGCCGCTGATAAGCAGATGACAACCGTCGTTCATCCAACTGCAAGCCTTGGGGGCCACGGCTCAAAGCTATCAGCAGGTTCTCACTGTCGTTCTTCAGGCCTGACTCCAGATAACGCTGGAGGCCACTTTCAAATAGCCAGAGACTGACTTGACCTACGACCAGACCTGCAACCAGCAGAACGCTGACCAACCCCAGGCTCAAAGGCCTCTGAATGGACTTCACTGGCCGACAGCACCGAAAATATAGCCTTGGCCACGACGGGTTTCGACCACTTCACGCCCGAGCTTGCGACGTAAATGGTTCACGTGGACCTCTAAAACATTGGAATCACGTTCAGTCTCACCATCGTAGAGATGCTCGGCCAAGTGGCTTTTAGAGAGGATCTGTTGCGGATGCAACATGAAATACCGCAGAAGACGGAACTCGGCAGCGGTCAATTGCACCTCGGCCCCATCTTTGAGTACGCATTGACGCGCCTCATCCAACTGCAGCCCTGCGGATTTCAATAACGGCTGATTCGGTTGACCGTGAGAGCGGCGCAAGAGTGCCTGCACCCGCAGTTGCAGCTCTTCAGGATGAAAAGGTTTGGTTACATAATCATCGGCACCGGCTTTAAGGCCATCAATGCGCTCGGACCAGGAGCTGCGCGCCGTCAAAATCAGAACAGGCGTGGCCAGCCCTTGTGTACGCCACTGCTTGAGCACATCAATGCCGGACATCCCCGGTAAACCCAGATCAAGAATAATCAGGTCATAGGGTTCACTCTGCCCTTGATAAAGAGCATCACGCCCATCGGCCAGCCAATCAACTGCATAGCCAAGGCGAGTTAACCCGGCCATCAGTTCGTCAGCCAATGGAACGTGATCTTCTACCAGCAGCAACCGCATTAATCATCTACCTCGTCTTTGAGCAATTGACCATTACTGGCGTTCAGTTTGATCTCGCGCACAACGCCACTGGTCGTAAGCAACTCGACCTCGTAAACATAAACGTCGTCATCCTCCTCCAGCTCTACCTCCAGCAATTTTGCACCCGGGTGGCGCTCAAGGGCTTTTTGAAGCAGTAGCTCTAGCGGCTGGATCAGGCCTTGCTCACGTAAACGCAGCGCCTCGTCCTGCCCCAGGTCCCGCGCAATGGCCAAAGAACAGAACGCAGAGAACACCAACACGATAAATCCGCCAACTCGTAGGTTCACTGTCATCACTCGCCTCTGCGGCCTCCGTTCAATGTCATTTGTGCGATATCAAAAACATGGAGCATAAATGTATTGGCTTAATTGAAGCTGAATCAACTGCCCCCCCCCCGGATTGCGGGAGGTATGCACCTGCGCTGGGCGTTAACTGCTAAACTGCCGCCCTGTATTCATCGCTCAGGCGATAGTCACCTTTCAAGAGCTATAAATATTGTGGAAATTTTCAAAGAGTTTACCTTCGAATCTGCGCATCGCTTGCCTTACGTGCCTGAAGGCCACAAATGCGGCCGCTTGCATGGTCACTCATTCAAGGTGGCAATCCATTTAAGCGGTGATATCGATCCGGCCACCGGCTGGATTCGCGATTTCTCAGAGATCAAAGCGATTTTCAAACCACTTTATGAGCTGCTTGATCACAACTACCTGAACGATATTCCGGGTCTGGAAAATCCAACGAGCGAAGTGCTGGCAAAGTGGATCTGGCAACAGCTCAAGCCTTTGCTACCAGAATTATCTGCGATACGAATTCATGAAACCTGCACCAGTGGTTGCATCTACTACGGTGATTGAATAAATCGCTCCAAAAAAACCACCTCTCAAGGTGGTTTTTTTGCTTTTACAGAAGGTAAAAGCGTGCTGATCACTGTTTAAAACTTACCACCACTTTTCTCGGCCCAAAAACAAACCCCCTGTCTGCGTTAGCAGACAGGGGGTTTGGAATTTAATCTTGACGATGACCTACTCTCACATGGGGAAACCCCACACTACCATCGGCGATGCATCGTTTCACTTCTGAGTTCGGGATGGGATCAGGTGGTTCCAATGCTCTATGGTCGTCAAGAAATTCGGTAGCCAGGTCGTTCACCTTTCGGTTTACGCTCCAGCGAATGGGTATGTAATAGTCTGGTGTTTTGTGAGTCGCAAACTTTCGGTTTGTATCGTCTTCACACACCGCAATCTGGTCTCTTCGACTCAAATTGCTTGGGTGTTATATGGTCAAGCCTCACGGGCAATTAGTATTGGTTAGCTCAACGCCTCACAGCGCTTACACACCCAACCTATCAACGTCGTAGTCTTCGACGGCCCTTTAGGGAACTCAAGGTTCCAGTGAGATCTCATCTTGAGGCAAGTTTCCCGCTTAGATGCTTTCAGCGGTTATCTTTCCCGAACATAGCTACCCGGCAATGCCACTGGCGTGACAACCGGAACACCAGAGGTTCGTCCACTCCGGTCCTCTCGTACTAGGAGCAGCCCCTCTCAAATCTCAAACGTCCACGGCAGATAGGGACCGAACTGTCTCACGACGTTCTAAACCCAGCTCGCGTACCACTTTAAATGGCGAACAGCCATACCCTTGGGACCGGCTTCAGCCCCAGGATGTGATGAGCCGACATCGAGGTGCCAAACACCGCCGTCGATATGAACTCTTGGGCGGTATCAGCCTGTTATCCCCGGAGTACCTTTTATCCGTTGAGCGATGGCCCTTCCATACAGAACCACCGGATCACTAAGACCTACTTTCGTACCTGCTCGACGTGTCTGTCTCGCAGTCAAGCGCGCTTTTGCCTTTATACTCTACGACCGATTTCCGACCGGTCTGAGCGCACCTTCGTACTCCTCCGTTACTCTTTAGGAGGAGACCGCCCCAGTCAAACTACCCACCATACACTGTCCTCGATCCGGATAACGGACCTGAGTTAGAACCTCAAAGTTGCCAGGGTGGTATTTCAAGGTTGGCTCCATGCAGACTGGCGTCCACACTTCAAAGCCTCCCACCTATCCTACACAAGCAAATTCAAAGTCCAGTGCAAAGCTATAGTAAAGGTTCACGGGGTCTTTCCGTCTAGCCGCGGATACACTGCATCTTCACAGCGATTTCAATTTCACTGAGTCTCGGGTGGAGACAGCGCCGCCATCGTTACGCCATTCGTGCAGGTCGGAACTTACCCGACAAGGAATTTCGCTACCTTAGGACCGTTATAGTTACGGCCGCCGTTTACCGGGGCTTCGATCAAGAGCTTCGCGTTAGCTAACCCCATCAATTAACCTTCCGGCACCGGGCAGGCGTCACACCCTATACGTCCACTTTCGTGTTTGCAGAGTGCTGTGTTTTTAATAAACAGTCGCAGCGGCCTGGTATCTTCGACCGGCATGGGCTTACGCAGTAAATGCTTCACCCTCACCGGCGCACCTTCTCCCGAAGTTACGGTGCCATTTTGCCTAGTTCCTTCACCCGAGTTCTCTCAAGCGCCTTGGTATTCTCTACCCAACCACCTGTGTCGGTTTGGGGTACGGTTCCTGGTTACCTGAAGCTTAGAAGCTTTTCTTGGAAGCATGGCATCAACCACTTCGTTGTCTAAAAGACAACTCGTCATCAGCTCTCGGCCTTAGAATCCCGGATTTACCTAAGATTCCAGCCTACCACCTTAAACTTGGACAACCAACGCCAAGCTGGCCTAGCCTTCTCCGTCCCTCCATCGCAATAACCAGAAGTACAGGAATATTAACCTGTTTTCCATCGACTACGCTTTTCAGCCTCGCCTTAGGGACCGACTAACCCTGCGTCGATTAACGTTGCGCAGGAAACCTTGGTCTTTCGGCGTGGGTGTTTTTCACACCCATTATCGTTACTCATGTCAGCATTCGCACTTCTGATACCTCCAGCAAGCTTCTCAACTCACCTTCACAGGCTTACAGAACGCTCCTCTACCGCATCACCTAAGTGATACCCGTAGCTTCGGTGTATGGTTTGAGCCCCGTTAAATCTTCCGCGCAGGCCGACTCGACTAGTGAGCTATTACGCTTTCTTTAAAGGGTGGCTGCTTCTAAGCCAACCTCCTAGCTGTCTAAGCCTTCCCACATCGTTTCCCACTTAACCATAACTTTGGGACCTTAGCTGACGGTCTGGGTTGTTTCCCTTTTCACGACGGACGTTAGCACCCGCCGTGTGTCTCCCATGCTCGGCACTTGTAGGTATTCGGAGTTTGCATCGGTTTGGTAAGTCGGGATGACCCCCTAGCCGAAACAGTGCTCTACCCCCTACAGTGATACATGAGGCGCTACCTAAATAGCTTTCGAGGAGAACCAGCTATCTCCGAGCTTGATTAGCCTTTCACTCCGATCCACAGGTCATCCGCTAACTTTTCAACGGTAGTCGGTTCGGTCCTCCAGTTAGTGTTACCCAACCTTCAACCTGCCCATGGATAGATCGCCCGGTTTCGGGTCTATTCCCAGCGACTAGACGCCCTATTAAGACTCGCTTTCGCTACGCCTCCCCTATTCGGTTAAGCTTGCCACTGAAAATAAGTCGCTGACCCATTATACAAAAGGTACGCAGTCACCCAACAAAGTGGGCTCCCACTGCTTGTACGCATACGGTTTCAGGATCTATTTCACTCCCCTCTCCGGGGTTCTTTTCGCCTTTCCCTCACGGTACTAGTTCACTATCGGTCAGTCAGTAGTATTTAGCCTTGGAGGATGGTCCCCCCATATTCAGACAAAGTTTCTCGTGCTCCGTCCTACTCGATTTCACTGCAAAGATGTTTTCGCGTACAGGGCTATCACCCACTATGGCCGCACTTTCCAGAGCGTTCCGCTAACATCAATACAGCTTAAGGGCTGGTCCCCGTTCGCTCGCCACTACTAAGGGAATCTCGGTTGATTTCTTTTCCTCAGGGTACTTAGATGTTTCAGTTCCCCTGGTTCGCTTCTTAAGCCTATGTATTCAGCTTAAGATACCTAACTTATGTTAGGTGGGTTCCCCCATTCAGACATCTCCGGATCAAAGTCTGTTTGCCGACTCCCCGAAGCTTTTCGCAGGCTACCACGTCTTTCATCGCCTCTGACTGCCAAGGCATCCACCGTATGCGCTTCTTCACTTGACCATATAACCCCAAGCAATCTGGTTATACTATGAAGACGACATTCGCCGAAAATTCGCATGTTCAATTAAGAACGCTCACAAATTTTACCTTAGCCTGAATAAACACCAGTGAAAGTGTTATCCAGTCTAACTTTCTATTACATACCCAAATTTTTAAAGAACGATCTAATCAAAAAGATCAGAAATCAACATTCACCATCGTTTGATGGAATTCTCATTTCTAAGCTTTACGACAGAGAAACCACAGAGTAACTCTGCAGTTATCGTCTTCTACAATGAATCAAGCAATTCGTGTGGGAACTTATGGAGCAGCTGATGTCGTCGATTAAGGAGGTGATCCAGCCGCAGGTTCCCCTACGGCTACCTTGTTACGACTTCACCCCAGTCATGAATCACACCGTGGTAACCGTCCTCCCGAAGGTTAGACTAGCTACTTCTGGTGCAACCCACTCCCATGGTGTGACGGGCGGTGTGTACAAGGCCCGGGAACGTATTCACCGTGACATTCTGATTCACGATTACTAGCGATTCCGACTTCACGCAGTCGAGTTGCAGACTGCGATCCGGACTACGATCGGTTTTATGGGATTAGCTCCACCTCGCGGCTTGGCAACCCTTTGTACCGACCATTGTAGCACGTGTGTAGCCCAGGCCGTAAGGGCCATGATGACTTGACGTCATCCCCACCTTCCTCCGGTTTGTCACCGGCAGTCTCCTTAGAGTGCCCACCATTACGTGCTGGTAACTAAGGACAAGGGTTGCGCTCGTTACGGGACTTAACCCAACATCTCACGACACGAGCTGACGACAGCCATGCAGCACCTGTCTCAATGTTCCCGAAGGCACCAATCTATCTCTAGAAAGTTCATTGGATGTCAAGGCCTGGTAAGGTTCTTCGCGTTGCTTCGAATTAAACCACATGCTCCACCGCTTGTGCGGGCCCCCGTCAATTCATTTGAGTTTTAACCTTGCGGCCGTACTCCCCAGGCGGTCAACTTAATGCGTTAGCTGCGCCACTAAGAGTTCAAGACTCCCAACGGCTAGTTGACATCGTTTACGGCGTGGACTACCAGGGTATCTAATCCTGTTTGCTCCCCACGCTTTCGCACCTCAGTGTCAGTATCAGTCCAGGTAGTCGCCTTCGCCACTGGTGTTCCTTCCTATATCTACGCATTTCACCGCTACACAGGAAATTCCACTACCCTCTAC is part of the Pseudomonas sp. ML2-2023-3 genome and harbors:
- a CDS encoding PepSY domain-containing protein — translated: MTVNLRVGGFIVLVFSAFCSLAIARDLGQDEALRLREQGLIQPLELLLQKALERHPGAKLLEVELEEDDDVYVYEVELLTTSGVVREIKLNASNGQLLKDEVDD
- the queD gene encoding 6-carboxytetrahydropterin synthase QueD; the protein is MEIFKEFTFESAHRLPYVPEGHKCGRLHGHSFKVAIHLSGDIDPATGWIRDFSEIKAIFKPLYELLDHNYLNDIPGLENPTSEVLAKWIWQQLKPLLPELSAIRIHETCTSGCIYYGD
- a CDS encoding ATP-binding protein is translated as MKSIQRPLSLGLVSVLLVAGLVVGQVSLWLFESGLQRYLESGLKNDSENLLIALSRGPQGLQLDERRLSSAYQRPFSGHYFSIEFGDTHWRSRSLWDAQLPRPSEPGLSSELQPGPEGQMLLVMRSDYQRLGLAVSISVAQDYTPIRESFRQVQRIGLGVGVMALIVILLLQRITVRRALRPLETARKQIAQLQSGQRSQLDSRVPLELEPLVTQINHLLAHTEDNLKRSRNALGNLGHALKTPLAVLISLANDPRLAAYPQIQTTLREQLDQIQQRMSRELNRARLAGDALPGAQFDADTELPGLLSTLGMIHGEHLQLTHKVAPGLHLPWDRENMLELLGNLLDNACKWADAQVELSIGQTVDGFVIEVQDDGPGIPEAERDQVFSRGTRLDEQASGHGLGLGIVRDIVEAWGGVMQLETAEMGGLMVRIKLPRRTKKATTA
- a CDS encoding response regulator transcription factor, coding for MRLLLVEDHVPLADELMAGLTRLGYAVDWLADGRDALYQGQSEPYDLIILDLGLPGMSGIDVLKQWRTQGLATPVLILTARSSWSERIDGLKAGADDYVTKPFHPEELQLRVQALLRRSHGQPNQPLLKSAGLQLDEARQCVLKDGAEVQLTAAEFRLLRYFMLHPQQILSKSHLAEHLYDGETERDSNVLEVHVNHLRRKLGREVVETRRGQGYIFGAVGQ